The DNA sequence ATTTTCAACCATGGTAATGAGTGCGAGTATCGCAACCGCCGATGATCGCATGATGGAATCAAAGTCTCCCTTTGATTCTGCTCCCCCTTCCAATTCCAAAGCCAGTATTCAGTACTTCTCCGGACAGAAGTCTACGGGTGAAGCTGCCGGCACCTCGGGAAATATCACCATTTCCCAGCCGAAGCAGACTGCGGCTCAGCCTGGTGCAGAGTACCAGCCCACCGGTAAAGCCCGTATGTCCCAGGTACCGAACTACTACAAGGAGCTGTTCGGTCAGGAACGCCCTTACCGTCGCCTGGAGCAGAAACAACAGCAGGCTGAAGTCAAGCAGTCCGCTTTTCAGCAGGTAGACCACGCGGAACCGGCTGGAGAGCAGAAGCGGTACCGTTTTGAAGAGTTCAATGCGGATCAGTCTAAAAAGAATATTGTGCATGCTGAGTTTCAGCATCATAAAGGTACACAGGGCAAAATTCAGCAGGTCAGTGCCGGCAGCGGTCAGAATCCATTCCGGACGCCCACCGAATTCAAACAGCCTGCTCCTCAGGCACCTGGTTTGACCATTCCCCGGATTCCGGATAATCAGACTGTAGAAAACAAACATCATCTGACCTTCGGAAAAGCTGCACAGGAAGAAACTGTTGCTCAGCCTTCCGGTGTAACCATTACTTCCACACCTCAGAAACGTCGTGCAGCAGCCGTGCAGGTGAAGCCTGTCGGAACTGCCTCTGAAGTTGCGAAAGCCAAAGTGTCTCACAAGTGGATTAAGAAAAGTGAAATCAACGTTGGCCAGGAATGCGAGTTCGCACTGGAAGTCACCAACGAAGGTAAAGCATCTGCCAGGGACGTCGTCGTGGAAGCCTTCTTCCCGGTATCAGTTCGTCTGACAGATGCCACTCCCCGGCCCAGTGCCAGCCATGATCATCTCGAATGGAAGTTTGAATCACTGAACGCCGGTGAAACCAAAACCATTGAGATCTCAATGATCCCCAGCCAGCGAGGTGCGATTACCGCTGCAGCGAATGTTCGGTTTACCAACTCTCTGACTGAGTCCTTCATGGTTGCTGAGCCTCTGTTGCAGGTCGCAGTTAAAGGTCCTACCAATGTCATGATTGGTGAGCCTGCTTCACAGTCAGTCACCATCTCCAACCCGGGAACAGGTACCCTGCACAATGTTGTGCTGGAAGCTGAAATTCCTAAAGGCCTGGAACACGTGACTGCCGAGTATCTGCAGATGCAGGTCGGCTCGCTGAATCCTGGCGAAACCCGCACCATCCGTCTGGCCCTGGCAGCTGTCCTGGGTGGCGAACAGGTTGTGAAAGTTGTCGCTAAAGCTGAAGGTGGCCTGGCTCAGGAAACTCAGGCTCGTGTGAATGTGATCGCTCCCAAGGTTCAGGTCGCCATCGAAGGTCCCGGACTGCGTTACAAAGGCCGTTCTGCACAGTACACAATTTCCACTGTCAATGATGGTGCAGCTGCTACCAACAACGTTCGCGTGCTGCATAAAGTTCCTGAAGGATTCGAATTCGTCAAAGCCGATCGTGGCGGTCAGTTCAATCCTGAAGACTCCACCATCAGCTGGTTCCTGGGACGTATGGAGCCCGGTCAGTCAGCCAATGTCAACGTCGAACTCAAGACCAAAACTATCGGCAACTACGTGCACCACGTACGTGCTCTGTCTGAACACAACGTGAAATCCGATGCACAGATTCAGACACGCATCGAAGGGGTCGCCCAGCTGGTTCTGGAAATTGCCGACCTGAACGATCCGGTCGAAATCGGAGCCGAAACAGGTTACAACGTGGTAGTCAAGAACGACGGTAGTAAATCTGCCCAGAACGTTTCTGTCTCCTGCGAACTGCCTCCCGGAGTTGAGCTGATCTCTGCCACCGGTCCTACTCAGCACATCGCTGAGAACGGTGTGGTCGTCTTCAAATCTCTGGCAGGTCTGGCACCTGGTGACTCGGTTCAGTTCCAGGTCATCGTACGCGGCAGTGTCGAAGGTAACCAGCGGTTCCGGGCTCGTCTCGCCAGCGATTCGATCCGCGATCCTCTGCTGTTCGAAGAACTGACTCGCTTCTACCGCGACTAAGTTCTCTGCGAATCGAAGATTCAAACCGAAGCCAGGTCAGTACATTTCTGACCTGGCTTTTTTCGTTGAAGCAGAACCCTTGTTGAACAACGAAACGAGTCTGGTTTGAATACGTTTGGGATTATTGGCCCGGCTGTCTGTCTGCAGCGGGATGGCATGTCGAGGTTGGGGAAATCTCGTGCCGGTCTGCGACTACCTCTGCCAGATGACGAGTTGCTGCTGAACGACTCCCGGCTTGCCGCGAGAAATTTTCAGGACGAGCGATTTAAGATCTCGATGCTGATCCAGTGCCTGGCGAAAGTCCTGCAGACTGTGGACTGGTGAACCAGCGACTTCTTCGATTACATCATAGAGATCGACCACGCCAGAGAATGAACTCTGTTCGTCGACACTCAAGACCAGCAGACCTGCCTGGCCCTGTGCGAAACCAAGTTGAGCAGCCAGATCTGCATTCATGGGCTGAACCCCCAGTCCTGCCAGATCCTCTGTGGCGGATGTGTGTTTGACTTTGTGGAAGCTCATCGGCTCAGCAGAGGTGCCAAAACGTCGGGAAGACTGTTGTGATTCGCGCTGTTTGCGTTCCAGTTCGTCCAGAATCCGGCGGTTCGCCAGTTCCACCATCACGTTGACTTTACGGCCATCTCTCAGCAGAACGACACTCACACGATGTTCGATTGGTGTCAGAGAGACCAGGTTGATCAGGTGGTTCTGATCCAGAACGTCAATACCGCCGAAACTGAGAATGATGTCATCGTATTTCAGGTTGGCGCGGGAAGCCGGCGTATTAGAAATCACTTTTACCACGCGGGCACCACGCACACGGTCCATATTCAGTCGGGTTGCAGTCCCGATACTGAATTCCGGATCGAGCTGGACACCCAGGTAAGCGCGATAGACCTGTCCGTACTTCAGGAGCTGCGTAAAGACGTGTTGTACCAGCTTGCTGGGGATACTGAATCCGATTCCGTCGTTACCACCACTGTTGGAAGCGATTGCAGTGTTGATCCCGATAATTTTGCCTTCGAGGTCAATCAGTGGACCCCCGCTGTTTCCCGGGTTGATGGCGGCGTCAGTCTGCAGGAAGTTCTGGTTCAGTACCTCTGACCCGCTTCCCAATTGCAGTGAACGGCGTCCTTTGGCGCTGATAATACCCAGAGTCACCGATTCACTCAGACCAAACGGACTGCCCATGGCCAGGACCATGTGACCAATATCCAGTTTGTCACTGTCGCCCCAGTCGGCCGGAGTGACATCGGTCACGTCAATTTTGAGGATCGCCAGGTCGGTATCTTTATCTTCCCATTTATGAGTCGGGTTGATGACGCGTCCATCGTGCAGTTGGATTGAAATCGCAGGTCCGTTTGAGTCACGCACGACGTGGCGGTTGGTAACAATGAATAACCCTGGTTTTCCCTCACCGCGAACGATGACACCGGATCCGGTTTCTTCAACTGCGCCACGGGGAGTCTGCCGTTCGCACTGGATGTGGACGACACTGGGGGTCGCGAGTTTAGCGATCTTGGCGAGATGCTTGCTTCCATCGTGCAGAGAAGATGCGGAAGACAACATCGCTGCATTTGGTTGACGGGCATTACCCTGAGAAGGAATCTTCGCTTCCAGCTGACGCGAACTGAGCGGTGACTCGAAGCAGGTATTCCACAACGAAATGGAGACAATGATGGCAATGACTGCCAGCAAAGGATATCGATTCTTCATGTTGCAAATCTCTCAGCGTGACCCAGGATCTTTTTTTGCATTTCAGCTTATTGCTGACCACGGCAAAATAAGGCAATCCTTCGCCAAGTGCCGAACGATTTGATTACGGAAGTCCAGCTGAATCCACGCGGGCTTCCAGTAACAAAGCAGGGTCTGGTGATTGACTGCAATCACACTCTCCGGGAATCGTAACAGGAATGAGGGGGCATCGTGTTGTGGAGAGATCAGATAATAAACGCAGTCGGTCGAGCGTGACCCTGTGTCGTTTATTATCGGAGGGGGGTATTATTTTTCGAGATCCAAATCGTGAATTCTGTACTCCTGATCGTTAAGACGTCCTTCGAACTCGTAGGCGTTTTCCCAATCGCCATGAACATCACTCGTGGATAAACCCATCGATTCGCGCTGTTGTGCACAACTGACACAAAACATCGTGTAAGGAACCGCTTTAAGCCGTGCAATCGGTATATTCTTATTGCAGCTCTCGCAGTGACCGTAACGTCCTTCCTGAATCAGGGAGATCGCACGTCGAATCTGCATCAGTTCTTTGTATTCCAGCTCTGCCAGGTGAGATTCCAGATCCTGTCGTGTCTGGCGAATCGCGGCGTCACCACTGTCCTCCACGGAGGACTGGCTGGCGGAGGAGCCTTCTGAACTGTCGTTCACAAGCTTGGTGAGCTCATCGCGGCGGTTCAACAGTTGCTTGTGCAACCGAATTATTGCATCTTTACGTACCACTCGATCTTCCCCTCATAAAAATCAGATTCAGACGACTCAATTCGAAATTGAATACTCCCAAAAGATAGCTTTTAAATTAGCTAAAGTAATCAAAAACCTTTGATGTTTCTGACAGTTTTGAGATCACTCTGCTCCGTGAGTATTATTCACTACGCGGATTAAATGTCGAGAGTTGGAAAGTTCCTAAAAGCTCGAATAGCCCATAAACTGCAAAAATGAAATGACTTATGCAAGTTTCTTTTCTCACTGTTTTTGGAAATTCACAATAAACGCCACTCTGACTGATTTTGAAGTGCCAAAAAGTCATCAAAAACCAGGGTGTGTTCTGGTGTATACATTCAGTTCTGGTTCCTGATATTGACCCATTTCGGGGATTGCGATGTAATACCCGCCCCACAATCTCAGATTTGAGATATCCATTCTCGATTAAGTCTCTGACAGCGACCGGAAACCGTGTTTACAACTTTTGACCGTTATCTTCTGAAACGATATTTCCATGTGTTCATCATCGGATTCATAGCCACCTATGGTCTATATGTCGTCTTTGACGGATTCACAAATATCGATGAATTCCAGGCTGGTCTGAAGGAAGGTGATTCCTCTGGGGGGCTGCTCTGGCTGATGGCCGAGACCTATCTGTATCAGTCCAGTGTCTTCTTTGATATGGTCAGTCCGATTCTGACCGTGCTGGCTGCTGTGGTCGTGTTCTCACTGATGGTAAGACATGGGGAACTCAACCCCGTGCTTTCCGCCGGCATTCCGACGTATCGCCTGGCGATTCCACTGACCATCGCGACGGTCATCGTCAACTGTTTTATCATTGCCAACCAGGAACTGGTTATTCCCAGCATTGCCGACAAGGTTCAGGCAGAACGGGGAAAGATGGATACCAGTGCGCAGTTCGTTGAGCCGGTCTATGATTTCAGTACCCGGATCATGATCAATGGTCAGGAACTTTATCTCACGGAACAGCGGATGGTGAATGCGGAGTTCGTTCTCTCCAAGCCGACCGTGCACGATTTTGTAACCGTCAAGGCCCCCCATGCACACTACATTTCCGGGACCGAAACGCGGCCTGGTGGCTGGGTGCTGCAGGATGCACTCCCGAAGTATGAAGACCTGGATATCGCGGCCTTCGCCCGTAAGATGATTCTACCGGGCAAGAATCCCAATGATATTTTCATCGTAACTGACGTGGGCTGCGATCAGTTGTGTAACCGTAATTCCAGCTCGCTGATTTCGACGCCCGAACTGATCGCCCGGATTAACAATCCCTCGTTCAGTGATCTCTCCATTCGCAAGCAGAAACTCGACCTGCATTCCCGATTGACGCGACCGTTCATGAACCTGATCGCCGTACTGATGGCGATTCCTTTCGTGCTCCGGAAGGAGAGCCGCAGCCAGATTCTGAACATCGCCATCTGTTCCTGTGTGATGGGGGTGATCTTTGCCATCTCCCAATGTTTTCTTTACATGGGCAGTGCCAACCTGCTCAAGCCCGATCAGGCTGCCTGGTTTCCGGTGATTGCCAATGGAACGCTGGCTGCCTGGTTCTCGAATCGCGTCCAGACCTGACAGCGTTTAACCACTCTGTCCCAGGTCCAGCAGCTGTCCGAACCGGTCCAGGACGCGAATCTTCAGCGGTGCAAAACGGGGCTGATCAAACTCCCCTTTTTCGACCAGTCGGAGTGCTATCTCGCGGGTTTCCTGTAACAGGTCGTCATCGCGCCTGAGGTCGGCGACACGCAGCGGCAACTCTCCATGCTGGCGGGTTCCGAAGATGTCACCCGGACCACGGGCCTGAAAGTCCGCTTCGGCAATCTCGAAGCCGTTGGTCGTCTGTTCCATGACGGCCAGTCGCTTGAGTGCCTCCTCGCTTTCCGTATAAGAAAACAGAAAACAGTATCCGGGATGAATACCTCGACCGACGCGGCCACGAAGCTGATGTAACTGAGAGAGTCCGAAGCGGTCTGCCTGCAGGATCACCATTAAGGTGGCGTTGGGCACATCGACTCCCACTTCAACCACTGTCGTGGAGACCAGCACCTGGATCTGGCCCTGGTGGAACTGCTCCATGATCTGAGCCCGCTCTTCGCGATCCATCTGGCCGTGCACCAGGCCGATCGAGGCATTGGCCAGCTCGCTTTTCTGCAGTTTGCGATAGACTTCTTCCGCACTGGATCGGCTGTTTTCCTCGAGCTCGGAGTCGATCCGCGGACAGACGATATAGGCCTGCCTGCCGGCCTCGATTTGAGCCCGCAGAAAATCCCAGGCTTTCTTCCGTTGAGGAGTCGTCGAGATCCGACTGGTGGTGACAGGCTGTCTGCCCGGCGGGAGTTCTGAATTGATCGAGATATCCAGTTCACCGAACTGAGTGAGACAGAGGCTGCGGGGAATGGGGGTGGCCGTCATCACCAGCATGTGGGGCGTATTCTCTTCGCTGGTGAAGTGTGCCCGCTGCATCACGCCAAACTTATGCTGTTCGTCGATAATCACCAGTCCCAGATCGTGATATTGCACATCTTTCTGGACCACGGCCTGGGTGCCGACAATCAATTGCTGCTCACCAGAAGCGATCTGTTCCAGCGTGGCTTTCCGCTCTGCTGAGGACAGGCTGCCCGTCAGCACGCATCGTTTGACCCGACTCTGGTTCAGGATGCGATTAATCGTATCCCAGTGCTGGACAGCCAGCAGTTCTGTGGGGGCCATCAGAACCGCCTGTTTGCCAGCGGCGATTGTCGCGAGCATGGCGTAGATCGCGATTGCCGTTTTTCCCGCACCCACGTCCGCCTGCAGCATGCGATGCATGGCGCGACCGGAACCCAGGTCCGTTTTGATCTCCTGGATGGCCTGGTCCTGTCCCTCAGTGAAATCAAATGGAAACAGGCGTCGGATCCGGGCATCGACTTTGGCGGTGACCTTGATCAACGGTGCGTTATCAACGCAGGTCCATTGCCGCCGCCGCATGGCCAGCCCCAGTTGAAATTCCAGCAGGTCATCAAAGATAACACGACGGACGCCGGCTTCGTATTCCTGCATTGTCTGTGGTTTATGCATCTGGATCACCGCCTGTGCCAGCGGCAGCAGGCCGTGTTCTTCGCGAAACGGTTCGGGGAGGTAGTCGGGAATCAGCTGTGCATATTCTTCTACGGCGGTCCGCACCATGCGTCGCATCTGGTACATTTTGATGCCTTCGGTCAGGCTGTACCGGGGCAACACGACCCCCTGGGGATCATCCAAATCTTCTTCGAGGACCTGGTATTGGGGATGCGACATTTCCCATTTGCCCGAACGTCGTTTGGGCTTGCCGGAGAACATCAGCAACTGCCCCTGGAAGAATCGCTTGATGACCCAGGGCTGGTTGAACCAGGTACCCTTGAGGAAGCCGGTTCCGCAGTCGAGAAGAATGGCGGAGATGGTCCGTCCGCGGGAAATCGTACGGGCGTCGAGGTCAACCACCTTGCCGCAGACCGAAGCCAGCTGGTCCTCCTCGAGTTCATTCACGGGGCGGACGTCTGTCAGATCGAGTACGCTCCGGGGCAGATGCCAGAGCAGATCTTCGACGGTTTCAATTCCCAGTTTTACCAGTAACTCGGCGCGTTCCGATCCGACTCCTTGCAGAAATTGAATCGGTGTGTCCAGGGAAGGTTCGGTCATTGCATTCCGGAACCGGTAAATTAGAGATCAGTCTGATTCTGCAGCTTCAACGCATATTCGACAGCCAGTTCATCACAGCGTTCATTTTCGGGATGTCCGCTGTGACCTTTAATCTGAGTGAACCGCACCTCGTGCTGTTGCAGCAGTTCATCCAGACGCCGCCAGAGCTCTTCGTTTTTGACGGGCTTCCAGCTCTTCCCTTCGCGACGGCGCCAGTTGTTCTTTTTCCAGTTGGGCATCCACTCTTTGGACCCCTTCGCAACATAGACGCTGTCGGTAATGATTTCGACCCGCGAACGTTTCTTCAACAGTTCCAGACCGGAGATGACTGCCTGCAGCTCCATCTGGTTATTCGTGGTCTCTGCCTCTCCACCTGAGAATTCTTTTTCGGTACCGGTCGAGGGGTGACGCAGAATAACTCCCCAACCTCCCGGACCCGGATTGCCACGGCAGGCGCCGTCGGTAAACAGTTGCACGAACGGGAGAGAGTCCAGCTGGTCTGAGTCCTGGGGCATTTGTCTTCCGGGAACGCAAGTCGGTCTGGGAGATGAGAACGTATCGAATTCAGCCCGGCAGGCAAAGCAACAACAGGAGATTACACGTTGTCAGTGAAAATTCCTGTGGCTGTGAATTCCACAAGCGGGGCAGGCAGGCCGCGGGCCTTTACCTTTCCCGATACACAATGCGTCCACGATTCAGATCGTAGGGAGAGACCTCAACCACGACTTTATCGCCGGGCACAATACGGATAAAGTGCTTGCGCATTTTGCCGGCAACGTGCGCCAGAACCTGGTGTCCGTTTTCCAGTTCGACTCGAAACTGTGTATTTGCCAGCGCCTCGGTTACAGTACCTTCGACTTCGATGGCCTCTTCTTTGGCCATAACAATTGTATCCTGTCCAATAAAGTTAACGAAATGGGAAGCAGCGAACAGAGTCGCACAATCCTCACTACCGGCACAGCCTGAAAAATGATAACTCAGGTCCGGGAGCGGTCTTCTGTCACTTATTGTGACAGGGATGCACCGATTATGCCAGTCTGAACAGAGCCTCAAGTTGCTTTCCCGCTAATTCCTGCGGGAAAAACCTGCATCTCTCACCGTTTTAGCTGAATTTTGGACACCTTCTCCAGTTTTTCCAGCTTTCGATCAGAAATATGAGTTAAATTTGAACATGCGTCATAGTTTACGGAATTGAGGGGATGGTTCGCTCTCTGACTGATCAGCGGACTCCAGAAAAATATGACAGGTATGAATAGCGGAATCGAACAATGCAATTTTTCAAGAACTTACTCTGTGAAGAAGATGGACCGACGGCTGTCGAATATGCAGTGATGCTGGCCGCGATTGTCCTGGCATGTGTGGCTGCCATCGCAGCCGTGGGTACGAATACGAATGCCCTGTTCGAAAATGCCACCACAGAAATGCACAACCACGGCATGTAAGCCATTCACAGCGTGCACATTTCCGGGAATGCGAAATACTTTCGCAGGTCTCGACGTCTAGTGTGAGCAGCAGCCGCGGAATTGCACTTCTGATTCAATTCACTAAACTGCAGGCAGTCGTCCTCTCATTTTACGCTTTTTATGACTGCCGGAATTCCAATGCCTGACTGCTATATCGCCCTGGGTGGAAATCAGGGAAATGTCCGGGAGACCTTTGACCGGGCCCTGCAGCGGCTGGATGCCCACCCTGATATCGTAGTCGGAAAGCTCAGTCAGTGGATCGAAACCACTCCCGTTGGCAGTCAGACAGAAGAGATCTTTCTGAACGGCGCAGCCCAACTCTCCGTCGAGCTCTCTCCCGAGGCATTATTGACAGAACTTCAGACCGTGGAAACGGAACTGGGGCGGGTCCGCGAGGTTCGCTGGGGCGCCCGCACACTGGATCTGGACCTGCTGTTATTTGATCAACTGATCCTGCAGAATGACAAACTGACGGTTCCACATCCCGCCTGCTGGTATCGTCGTTTCGTGCTCGATCCGCTGGTGGAGATTGCAGCCGATGTTATTCATCCGGTGAAACAGACGACGATCGGCGAGCTCCAGCAGCGATTACTCCAGCGGCCATTCGTATTCTCACTGGCAGGCCTGCCGCAAGCTGAGTCTCTGGCGTTGATTCAAGAGCTGCAGTCCCGTTTTCCAGCGGTCGAATTTTCCCGCTGGGAAAGTAATGAACTGCACGCAGATCCTTCCCTGGTCGCCTGGTTTGGGGATGAGAATACCACTACAGCGTTTGAGTCGCTGCCGTTACTTCCGCGTTTAGACGCTTCTGAGATGCGGCGGGACACTGAACAAATTGTCTGGCTAATGCAATCTGCACTGGATTTCCGCTGAAAAACAACTATACTGGTACATAAGGGCTCGCCGATATTTTTAATATGGCTGACCGGACTGGCGATTGATAAACTGATTCGGTGCGGCTCACCTTCCTCATATATTCCCACCTGAAACGATTTGGAGACCTGATACGATGCTCAAGATTCTGGGTTCTCAAAAGAGTCAATTCTGTGACCGGATTTCGCGCAGGAACTTTCTACAGATCGGTGGGCTCGCTTTAGGTGGACTTTCGCTGCCCCAACTGCTGCAGGCTGAATCTTCAAGCACCAAGCGAAAGCAGCACAAAGGCATCATCATGATCTTCCTGCCGGGAGGTCCTCCGCATCAGGATATGTGGGATATCAAAGTCGATGCTCCCAGTGAAATCCGCGGTGAATTCAACGCCATCCAGACCAATGTATCCGGCATTGAAATCGGGGATCAGTTCCCCCGCATGGCGCAGATGGCAGACAAGTTCACGTTCATCCGTTCCATGGTTGGCTCTGATGGCCGGCACGATGCCTTTCAGTGTCTCACGGGACAGCGTTTCAACAACCAGCCCCTGGGCGGCTGGCCCAGC is a window from the Gimesia benthica genome containing:
- a CDS encoding Flp family type IVb pilin; the protein is MQFFKNLLCEEDGPTAVEYAVMLAAIVLACVAAIAAVGTNTNALFENATTEMHNHGM
- the infA gene encoding translation initiation factor IF-1; this translates as MAKEEAIEVEGTVTEALANTQFRVELENGHQVLAHVAGKMRKHFIRIVPGDKVVVEVSPYDLNRGRIVYRER
- a CDS encoding LptF/LptG family permease, producing the protein MFTTFDRYLLKRYFHVFIIGFIATYGLYVVFDGFTNIDEFQAGLKEGDSSGGLLWLMAETYLYQSSVFFDMVSPILTVLAAVVVFSLMVRHGELNPVLSAGIPTYRLAIPLTIATVIVNCFIIANQELVIPSIADKVQAERGKMDTSAQFVEPVYDFSTRIMINGQELYLTEQRMVNAEFVLSKPTVHDFVTVKAPHAHYISGTETRPGGWVLQDALPKYEDLDIAAFARKMILPGKNPNDIFIVTDVGCDQLCNRNSSSLISTPELIARINNPSFSDLSIRKQKLDLHSRLTRPFMNLIAVLMAIPFVLRKESRSQILNIAICSCVMGVIFAISQCFLYMGSANLLKPDQAAWFPVIANGTLAAWFSNRVQT
- a CDS encoding TraR/DksA family transcriptional regulator is translated as MVRKDAIIRLHKQLLNRRDELTKLVNDSSEGSSASQSSVEDSGDAAIRQTRQDLESHLAELEYKELMQIRRAISLIQEGRYGHCESCNKNIPIARLKAVPYTMFCVSCAQQRESMGLSTSDVHGDWENAYEFEGRLNDQEYRIHDLDLEK
- the recG gene encoding ATP-dependent DNA helicase RecG; this encodes MTEPSLDTPIQFLQGVGSERAELLVKLGIETVEDLLWHLPRSVLDLTDVRPVNELEEDQLASVCGKVVDLDARTISRGRTISAILLDCGTGFLKGTWFNQPWVIKRFFQGQLLMFSGKPKRRSGKWEMSHPQYQVLEEDLDDPQGVVLPRYSLTEGIKMYQMRRMVRTAVEEYAQLIPDYLPEPFREEHGLLPLAQAVIQMHKPQTMQEYEAGVRRVIFDDLLEFQLGLAMRRRQWTCVDNAPLIKVTAKVDARIRRLFPFDFTEGQDQAIQEIKTDLGSGRAMHRMLQADVGAGKTAIAIYAMLATIAAGKQAVLMAPTELLAVQHWDTINRILNQSRVKRCVLTGSLSSAERKATLEQIASGEQQLIVGTQAVVQKDVQYHDLGLVIIDEQHKFGVMQRAHFTSEENTPHMLVMTATPIPRSLCLTQFGELDISINSELPPGRQPVTTSRISTTPQRKKAWDFLRAQIEAGRQAYIVCPRIDSELEENSRSSAEEVYRKLQKSELANASIGLVHGQMDREERAQIMEQFHQGQIQVLVSTTVVEVGVDVPNATLMVILQADRFGLSQLHQLRGRVGRGIHPGYCFLFSYTESEEALKRLAVMEQTTNGFEIAEADFQARGPGDIFGTRQHGELPLRVADLRRDDDLLQETREIALRLVEKGEFDQPRFAPLKIRVLDRFGQLLDLGQSG
- a CDS encoding COG1361 family protein, with amino-acid sequence MRRGKKMLAIFSTMVMSASIATADDRMMESKSPFDSAPPSNSKASIQYFSGQKSTGEAAGTSGNITISQPKQTAAQPGAEYQPTGKARMSQVPNYYKELFGQERPYRRLEQKQQQAEVKQSAFQQVDHAEPAGEQKRYRFEEFNADQSKKNIVHAEFQHHKGTQGKIQQVSAGSGQNPFRTPTEFKQPAPQAPGLTIPRIPDNQTVENKHHLTFGKAAQEETVAQPSGVTITSTPQKRRAAAVQVKPVGTASEVAKAKVSHKWIKKSEINVGQECEFALEVTNEGKASARDVVVEAFFPVSVRLTDATPRPSASHDHLEWKFESLNAGETKTIEISMIPSQRGAITAAANVRFTNSLTESFMVAEPLLQVAVKGPTNVMIGEPASQSVTISNPGTGTLHNVVLEAEIPKGLEHVTAEYLQMQVGSLNPGETRTIRLALAAVLGGEQVVKVVAKAEGGLAQETQARVNVIAPKVQVAIEGPGLRYKGRSAQYTISTVNDGAAATNNVRVLHKVPEGFEFVKADRGGQFNPEDSTISWFLGRMEPGQSANVNVELKTKTIGNYVHHVRALSEHNVKSDAQIQTRIEGVAQLVLEIADLNDPVEIGAETGYNVVVKNDGSKSAQNVSVSCELPPGVELISATGPTQHIAENGVVVFKSLAGLAPGDSVQFQVIVRGSVEGNQRFRARLASDSIRDPLLFEELTRFYRD
- the folK gene encoding 2-amino-4-hydroxy-6-hydroxymethyldihydropteridine diphosphokinase; amino-acid sequence: MPDCYIALGGNQGNVRETFDRALQRLDAHPDIVVGKLSQWIETTPVGSQTEEIFLNGAAQLSVELSPEALLTELQTVETELGRVREVRWGARTLDLDLLLFDQLILQNDKLTVPHPACWYRRFVLDPLVEIAADVIHPVKQTTIGELQQRLLQRPFVFSLAGLPQAESLALIQELQSRFPAVEFSRWESNELHADPSLVAWFGDENTTTAFESLPLLPRLDASEMRRDTEQIVWLMQSALDFR
- the rnhA gene encoding ribonuclease HI → MPQDSDQLDSLPFVQLFTDGACRGNPGPGGWGVILRHPSTGTEKEFSGGEAETTNNQMELQAVISGLELLKKRSRVEIITDSVYVAKGSKEWMPNWKKNNWRRREGKSWKPVKNEELWRRLDELLQQHEVRFTQIKGHSGHPENERCDELAVEYALKLQNQTDL
- a CDS encoding trypsin-like peptidase domain-containing protein → MKNRYPLLAVIAIIVSISLWNTCFESPLSSRQLEAKIPSQGNARQPNAAMLSSASSLHDGSKHLAKIAKLATPSVVHIQCERQTPRGAVEETGSGVIVRGEGKPGLFIVTNRHVVRDSNGPAISIQLHDGRVINPTHKWEDKDTDLAILKIDVTDVTPADWGDSDKLDIGHMVLAMGSPFGLSESVTLGIISAKGRRSLQLGSGSEVLNQNFLQTDAAINPGNSGGPLIDLEGKIIGINTAIASNSGGNDGIGFSIPSKLVQHVFTQLLKYGQVYRAYLGVQLDPEFSIGTATRLNMDRVRGARVVKVISNTPASRANLKYDDIILSFGGIDVLDQNHLINLVSLTPIEHRVSVVLLRDGRKVNVMVELANRRILDELERKQRESQQSSRRFGTSAEPMSFHKVKHTSATEDLAGLGVQPMNADLAAQLGFAQGQAGLLVLSVDEQSSFSGVVDLYDVIEEVAGSPVHSLQDFRQALDQHRDLKSLVLKISRGKPGVVQQQLVIWQR